A region from the Arvicola amphibius chromosome 12, mArvAmp1.2, whole genome shotgun sequence genome encodes:
- the Spata45 gene encoding spermatogenesis-associated protein 45: MASVNKSIDVKKTRLSKKLLEEINEKRESYCLVERSNQVSFLRVQKRHFSQAYQSSASERVKESVPESGRTSWVKGPLFVHKERKHFASKIPEGESPYVRVEVAGKEQDAYILNLDHNAEHYLKGE, from the exons ATGGCATCTGTGAACAAGAGCATCGATGTGAAAAAAACCAGACTGAGCAAAAAGCTCCTGGAGGAGATCAACGAGAAGCGTGAGTCCTACTGTCTGGTGGAGAGGAGCAATCAAGTCAGCTTCCTGCGAGTCCAGAAGCGACACTTCAGCCAGGCCTACCAGTCCTCGGCTAGTGAGCGTGTCAAAGAGTCTGTTCCTGAAAGTGGCAGGACCTCCTGGGTCAAAGGGCCTCTCTTTGTTCACAAGGAGAGAAAGCACTTTGCATCCAAAA ttccagagggtgagaGTCCATATGTCAGGGTGGAGGTGGCAGGCAAGGAGCAGGATGCTTACATCTTGAACCTGGACCACAACGCTGAGCACTATCTGAAGGGAGAGTGA